In the Chroococcidiopsis sp. SAG 2025 genome, one interval contains:
- a CDS encoding acetolactate synthase large subunit, translated as MNTAELLVQCLENEGVEYVFGLPGEENLHVLEALKKSSIQFITTRHEQGAAFMADVYGRLTGKAGVCLSTLGPGATNLMTGVADANLDGAPLVAITGQVGTDRMHIESHQYLDLVAMFAPVTKWSAQIVRPSITPELVRRAFKRSQSEKPGAVHIDVPENIAAMPAAGMPLSKTGLEKTYASFHGITEAAAAISKAHNPLLLVGNGAIRANASEAVTEFATRLNIPVINTFMGKGVIPYTHPLALWAVGLQLRDFINCAFDNTDLVISIGYDLIEYSPKRWNPTGEIPIVHVGANPAEIDSSYIPLAEVVGDISDSLNEILQRADRSGKPNPYALELQADIRADYEHYANDPGYPIKPQKLIYDLRQVLGPEDILISDVGAHKMWIARNYHCDRPNTCLISNGFAAMGIAIPGAIAAKLVYPDRKVIAATGDGGFMMNCQELETALRVGHPFVTLIFNDGGYGLIEWKQHNQFGESTYVRFGNPDFVKLAESMGLKGYRVESATDLIPMLKAALADDVPAVIDCPVDYRENLRLTQKSGDLSCKLWE; from the coding sequence ATGAATACGGCAGAACTGTTAGTGCAATGTTTGGAAAATGAAGGCGTGGAATACGTGTTTGGTTTACCAGGGGAAGAGAACCTACACGTTTTGGAGGCGTTGAAGAAATCTTCCATTCAGTTCATTACGACTCGTCACGAACAGGGTGCAGCGTTCATGGCGGATGTCTACGGACGCTTGACAGGAAAAGCTGGCGTATGCCTCTCTACCTTGGGTCCAGGGGCAACTAATTTGATGACAGGGGTAGCGGATGCGAATCTAGATGGTGCGCCACTGGTGGCGATTACCGGACAGGTGGGGACGGATCGGATGCATATCGAGTCTCACCAATACTTAGATTTGGTGGCAATGTTCGCCCCCGTAACGAAGTGGAGCGCCCAGATCGTTCGCCCTAGCATTACACCAGAGCTGGTTCGCAGGGCATTCAAGCGATCGCAAAGTGAAAAACCTGGTGCGGTGCATATTGACGTACCAGAGAACATCGCGGCGATGCCAGCAGCAGGTATGCCTCTAAGTAAAACAGGCTTAGAAAAAACTTATGCCTCGTTTCACGGTATTACCGAGGCAGCTGCGGCAATTTCTAAAGCTCACAATCCCTTGCTCTTAGTTGGTAATGGAGCAATTCGGGCAAATGCCAGCGAAGCGGTTACGGAATTTGCTACGCGCTTGAATATCCCTGTTATCAATACTTTTATGGGTAAAGGTGTCATTCCCTACACCCATCCTTTAGCTTTGTGGGCAGTGGGATTGCAACTGCGAGATTTTATTAATTGCGCTTTTGACAATACAGATTTAGTTATTTCTATTGGCTATGACTTGATTGAGTATTCGCCCAAACGCTGGAATCCAACAGGTGAAATTCCCATCGTCCATGTCGGAGCAAATCCAGCCGAAATTGATAGTAGCTACATTCCTTTAGCAGAAGTCGTAGGGGATATTTCTGATTCCTTGAATGAAATTTTGCAACGCGCCGATCGCAGTGGCAAGCCGAATCCTTACGCTTTGGAACTGCAAGCAGATATTCGCGCTGATTACGAACACTATGCTAACGATCCCGGCTATCCGATCAAGCCGCAAAAATTAATTTACGACCTGCGGCAGGTTTTGGGACCAGAAGATATTTTAATTTCTGATGTCGGGGCGCATAAGATGTGGATTGCCCGCAATTATCATTGCGATCGCCCCAATACTTGTTTAATTTCTAATGGTTTTGCGGCGATGGGAATTGCAATTCCAGGCGCGATCGCGGCTAAGCTAGTCTATCCCGATCGCAAAGTAATTGCCGCTACTGGTGACGGTGGTTTCATGATGAATTGTCAAGAGTTGGAAACAGCCTTGCGCGTCGGACACCCATTTGTCACCCTAATTTTTAATGATGGCGGCTATGGCTTAATTGAATGGAAGCAGCACAATCAATTCGGCGAATCAACCTACGTCCGATTCGGCAATCCCGATTTTGTCAAATTGGCTGAAAGTATGGGACTAAAAGGCTACCGTGTAGAATCGGCAACTGACTTAATTCCCATGCTCAAGGCTGCTTTAGCTGATGATGTGCCAGCCGTAATTGATTGCCCTGTGGACTACCGTGAAAACCTACGCTTGACACAAAAATCTGGGGATCTTAGCTGCAAGCTGTGGGAGTAG
- a CDS encoding acetamidase/formamidase family protein, whose product MNKQKIFAIANSQLEIGVWRWNKSGRLAIAMALGLILLLSTIAISVPVIAAGRTQKILSTPANVIWGELFKPDSKPIARVKSGDRVVMETISHEGILPDQGDTVQFFAQGGIPKNPKSTISRQQILSDQLQTKAKVKKTGPGPHVITGPVYVEGAVPGDVLEIKTLAINYRSPYGAISNRHGKGALSGEYPENNAPIYSKVIAIDAKREVGIFQPANNLPPIEIPLKPFIGLMGVVPANPADAANSVPPGNYGGNLDIKLLGRGSSLYLPVQVPGALFYAGDPHCAQANGEVALTAIECSLTPTFEFILHKDMKLATPMGETKDAWIAVGLDKDLDEAMKKAVREYLQIAHERYGMTKQDALMLGSATIDFDVSQVVDIVKGIHGTVPKQLFPIK is encoded by the coding sequence GTGAACAAGCAAAAAATATTTGCGATCGCCAATTCCCAGCTAGAGATCGGTGTTTGGAGATGGAATAAATCTGGGCGGCTGGCGATCGCAATGGCTTTAGGGTTAATACTATTGTTGAGTACAATTGCGATCTCAGTTCCCGTTATCGCCGCCGGACGGACGCAAAAAATTCTTTCAACTCCCGCAAACGTGATTTGGGGAGAATTATTTAAACCAGATAGCAAGCCTATCGCCCGCGTCAAATCGGGCGATCGCGTGGTTATGGAGACAATATCTCATGAAGGTATTCTCCCAGATCAAGGAGACACCGTTCAGTTTTTCGCCCAGGGTGGCATTCCCAAAAATCCTAAAAGTACGATTTCTCGACAGCAGATCCTCTCAGACCAGCTACAAACTAAAGCCAAAGTGAAAAAGACTGGTCCCGGTCCTCACGTTATTACTGGACCAGTTTACGTAGAGGGCGCAGTACCAGGCGATGTTTTGGAGATTAAGACCCTAGCCATTAATTACCGATCGCCCTATGGTGCAATTTCCAATCGTCACGGCAAAGGAGCGTTATCTGGAGAGTACCCTGAAAATAACGCTCCGATCTACTCCAAAGTTATCGCCATAGATGCCAAGCGGGAAGTAGGCATTTTTCAACCCGCCAACAACCTACCACCAATTGAGATCCCGTTGAAACCTTTTATCGGATTGATGGGTGTCGTGCCTGCTAATCCGGCTGATGCTGCGAATTCCGTACCACCAGGGAACTATGGTGGTAATTTGGACATCAAACTTCTAGGACGTGGTTCGAGCTTGTATTTACCCGTACAAGTCCCTGGCGCGCTATTTTACGCTGGCGATCCCCATTGCGCTCAAGCAAATGGTGAAGTTGCTTTGACGGCGATCGAGTGTTCCTTAACTCCCACGTTTGAATTTATCTTGCATAAAGATATGAAGTTAGCAACCCCAATGGGGGAAACAAAGGATGCTTGGATTGCTGTCGGATTGGATAAAGATCTGGATGAAGCCATGAAAAAAGCTGTCAGAGAATACCTGCAAATTGCCCATGAGAGGTATGGCATGACAAAACAAGATGCCTTGATGCTAGGTAGTGCGACAATTGATTTTGATGTTTCTCAGGTAGTAGATATTGTTAAAGGGATTCACGGAACGGTTCCCAAGCAGTTGTTTCCTATTAAGTAA
- a CDS encoding cation diffusion facilitator family transporter has protein sequence MLNSHSHNGIHGCTCHTLSNYDRKIKLLWTALIAIASFAAIEFGVGYWSHSLALQAESGHLLSDSFALALSLLAAWFVQRQAARGENFAHMRIEAIAAVLNGLGLVAIAVWIAIESVSRLQSPPTEILSLPMLVTAGVGLGVNGFNVFLLHDSSHHDLNVRGAFLHILADLISSIGVIVAAIAIWLMHWLWVDGAVGLFVSSLIFVSAIPLIIQSLSSICNRVSLE, from the coding sequence ATGCTTAATTCTCATTCTCATAATGGTATTCACGGCTGCACTTGTCATACACTGAGCAACTACGATCGCAAAATTAAATTATTATGGACGGCGCTGATCGCGATCGCCAGTTTTGCCGCAATTGAATTTGGGGTGGGCTATTGGAGTCATAGTTTAGCTTTACAAGCTGAATCCGGTCATTTGCTGTCAGATAGCTTTGCTTTGGCTTTGTCACTGCTAGCAGCTTGGTTCGTACAGCGACAAGCAGCTAGAGGAGAAAATTTTGCCCATATGCGGATCGAAGCTATCGCCGCTGTACTCAATGGTTTGGGACTGGTAGCGATCGCAGTTTGGATTGCAATTGAATCTGTCTCTCGCCTCCAGTCTCCACCGACAGAGATCCTCAGTTTACCCATGTTGGTGACTGCTGGGGTAGGCTTGGGAGTCAATGGATTTAATGTCTTTCTACTGCACGACAGCAGCCATCACGATCTCAACGTCCGAGGTGCTTTTCTGCATATTTTGGCAGATTTAATTAGTTCGATCGGCGTAATTGTAGCAGCGATCGCCATCTGGCTCATGCATTGGTTATGGGTAGATGGCGCAGTTGGTTTATTTGTATCCAGTTTAATATTTGTTAGTGCCATTCCTTTAATTATTCAAAGTCTCAGTTCAATTTGTAACAGAGTGAGCCTTGAGTAG
- a CDS encoding DUF1816 domain-containing protein, whose translation MGLLDRVKQVFTGFRVAQETDWWVEIITTKPRCTYYFGPFSTHDEAKAAYPGYVEDLDGEGAQGIAIVIKRCQPTELTICDEEEI comes from the coding sequence ATGGGATTACTAGATCGAGTCAAACAAGTATTTACTGGGTTTAGGGTAGCGCAGGAGACTGATTGGTGGGTAGAAATTATCACCACAAAGCCTCGCTGCACTTACTATTTTGGACCTTTCTCAACCCACGATGAAGCAAAAGCAGCTTATCCAGGATACGTTGAAGACCTTGATGGTGAGGGCGCGCAAGGAATTGCAATTGTTATTAAGCGCTGTCAACCAACGGAGTTAACTATTTGTGACGAAGAGGAAATATAG
- the xth gene encoding exodeoxyribonuclease III — translation MKIATWNVNSVRTRLEQVIDWLRQTPVDVLCLQETKVVDADFPRSPFEHLGYYVYTSGQKSYNGVAILSQQPLQDVSTGFAPLLVESDIVEAELLAALDEQKRVIAGTLDRVRIVNLYVPNGAAVGSEKYDYKLGWLKVLREYLRSQLLVSPAMCVCGDFNIAPDERDLHDPDKLTGQIMASELERQALQEILALGFADAFRKFITEGGHYSWWDYRTAAFRRNLGWRIDHLYLSPELYQQAIACWIDPAPRKLPKPSDHTPVVVEF, via the coding sequence ATGAAGATTGCCACTTGGAATGTGAACTCGGTTCGTACCCGCCTAGAGCAGGTGATAGATTGGTTAAGACAAACTCCAGTAGATGTACTGTGTTTACAAGAAACCAAAGTCGTAGATGCAGATTTTCCGCGATCGCCCTTCGAGCACCTAGGTTATTATGTATATACTTCTGGGCAAAAGTCATATAACGGCGTTGCTATCCTCAGCCAACAGCCGTTACAAGACGTGAGTACTGGGTTTGCACCACTGTTAGTAGAGAGCGATATTGTAGAAGCTGAGTTACTCGCAGCTTTAGACGAACAGAAGCGAGTTATTGCAGGTACGCTCGATCGCGTCCGCATCGTCAATCTTTACGTCCCTAATGGTGCGGCAGTGGGCAGTGAAAAATATGATTATAAGTTAGGGTGGTTAAAAGTCCTGCGGGAATATTTGCGATCGCAGTTGCTCGTTTCTCCGGCGATGTGTGTTTGCGGTGATTTTAATATTGCTCCCGACGAGCGCGATCTACACGATCCAGACAAGCTTACAGGTCAAATTATGGCATCAGAACTAGAACGTCAAGCCTTGCAGGAGATTTTAGCGCTAGGGTTTGCCGATGCCTTTCGCAAATTTATCACAGAAGGCGGACACTATAGCTGGTGGGACTATCGCACCGCAGCATTCCGCCGCAATTTAGGTTGGCGGATCGATCATCTATACTTGTCGCCAGAATTGTACCAGCAGGCGATCGCATGTTGGATCGATCCCGCACCGCGGAAGCTACCTAAGCCTAGCGACCATACACCAGTTGTTGTTGAATTTTAG
- a CDS encoding IS701 family transposase: MLDTSNVFLTGVALEALSQWSSRLKAFQQKLGKHFARSEARLAAYDYIQALLSPVERKNGWQMAEQVGYSNPYRFQHLLGRAQWNADAVCAEIRKYAVEHLKSETDILAIDETGFLKQGEQSVGVQVQYYGTTGHLENCQVGVFMSYISDKGHTLIDRRLYLPRTWSEDQSKRKKGAVPKSITFATKPQLAQQMLESAFKDGIRPAWFVADEVYGNDGSLWWWLEKTAKQPYILTVSKKQPVVIGWQRYQAQELLPQPDSQLWQRLSCGAGSKGERYYDWAKVPVNCDRSDGFQRWLLFRRSLEHPEDPRVSYYQVFAKSDTTLETMVQIAGQRWRIEECFKFAKDQLGLGEYEVRSWHGWHRHITLVLAAQIFLTVLRHSCEPAIHSSTPPLPLVTTGSLTAFKAARGLLSD; this comes from the coding sequence ATGCTTGATACATCCAACGTGTTTTTAACAGGTGTTGCATTAGAAGCGCTCTCCCAATGGAGCAGTAGATTGAAAGCGTTTCAGCAAAAACTGGGAAAGCACTTCGCTCGTTCTGAAGCACGTCTTGCAGCGTATGACTATATCCAGGCACTACTAAGCCCAGTTGAGCGGAAGAATGGATGGCAAATGGCAGAACAGGTAGGGTATAGCAATCCCTATCGCTTCCAACATTTACTAGGACGGGCGCAGTGGAACGCGGACGCAGTGTGTGCAGAAATTAGAAAGTATGCAGTGGAGCATTTGAAGAGTGAAACAGATATTTTGGCAATTGATGAAACAGGTTTTCTGAAGCAAGGAGAGCAGTCAGTAGGCGTACAGGTGCAGTATTATGGCACAACTGGACATTTGGAGAATTGCCAGGTAGGTGTGTTCATGTCCTACATTAGCGACAAAGGACATACGTTGATCGATCGCCGTTTGTATCTACCGCGCACATGGAGTGAAGATCAAAGCAAACGTAAGAAGGGAGCAGTTCCAAAATCAATCACATTTGCGACTAAACCTCAACTAGCACAACAGATGTTGGAATCAGCTTTTAAAGACGGAATACGTCCCGCCTGGTTTGTTGCTGATGAGGTTTATGGCAACGATGGTTCATTGTGGTGGTGGCTGGAAAAGACTGCTAAACAACCGTATATACTCACGGTCAGCAAGAAGCAGCCTGTAGTTATTGGCTGGCAACGTTATCAAGCCCAAGAACTGTTACCTCAGCCGGACAGCCAGCTGTGGCAACGTCTTAGCTGTGGAGCTGGCAGTAAGGGAGAAAGATACTATGACTGGGCGAAAGTGCCAGTTAATTGTGACAGATCAGATGGTTTTCAACGTTGGTTATTGTTCCGCCGCTCTCTAGAACACCCTGAAGATCCTCGCGTCAGCTACTATCAAGTATTTGCTAAGAGCGATACTACCCTAGAAACGATGGTTCAAATCGCCGGGCAAAGGTGGCGGATTGAGGAGTGCTTTAAATTTGCTAAAGACCAGCTAGGTTTAGGAGAGTACGAAGTTCGTTCCTGGCATGGTTGGCATCGACACATCACCCTCGTCCTGGCTGCTCAAATATTTCTCACCGTCTTACGACACTCTTGTGAGCCTGCTATTCACTCCTCTACCCCCCCTTTACCTCTAGTAACAACTGGCAGTCTAACTGCGTTCAAAGCGGCACGAGGTTTATTGTCCGACTAA
- a CDS encoding glycoside hydrolase family 10 protein: protein MKLYLKLYVILEERWRSLKYLALLLGALLAITIPNSISPLAIAQQPFEEIRGVWMTNNDTSILIDRAKMEAAVSQLARLHFNTIYLVVWNSGYAQYDSNVARQTGIQTFVRKGLQGQDPLADLAATAHRQGLLVIPWFEFGFMTPPTSELALQHPNWLTQKRDGSKTSIDVAGEVVWLNPFHPEVQQFITALVREVMTKYDVDGIQFDDHMSLPREFGYDKYTVALYKQETKRSPAHPGDAAWMRWRTDKITAFMTQLNQTVKQSKPKAIFAVAPNYYDFAYKFHLQDWLTWVRKGIIDELIVQVYRPELQSFLQQLARPEIQEVQQKIPTGIGILTGLRNDPVPMQRIQAQVRATRDRGLGVAFFFYQSLWDYAPEPSKQRQSYFQALFRSPASRFASARAAVVEEPILQP from the coding sequence ATGAAATTATATTTGAAATTATACGTAATCCTTGAAGAGCGGTGGCGATCGCTCAAGTATCTTGCCTTACTCTTAGGCGCATTATTAGCCATAACAATACCGAATAGTATTTCTCCTTTGGCGATCGCCCAGCAGCCTTTTGAGGAAATTCGCGGCGTATGGATGACGAATAACGATACGAGTATCCTCATCGACCGAGCCAAAATGGAAGCTGCCGTCAGCCAACTAGCACGGCTGCACTTCAACACGATCTATCTCGTCGTCTGGAATTCTGGATACGCTCAGTATGATAGCAACGTAGCACGACAAACAGGGATTCAAACCTTCGTGCGCAAAGGTTTGCAAGGACAAGATCCTTTAGCCGATCTCGCTGCCACAGCCCATCGCCAAGGCTTACTCGTCATTCCCTGGTTTGAGTTTGGTTTCATGACTCCCCCCACTTCAGAACTAGCACTGCAACACCCGAATTGGCTAACTCAAAAACGGGATGGGAGCAAAACTTCAATTGATGTTGCAGGTGAGGTTGTATGGCTCAATCCCTTCCATCCAGAAGTCCAGCAATTCATCACCGCACTAGTACGGGAGGTTATGACTAAGTACGATGTCGATGGGATTCAGTTTGACGACCACATGAGTTTACCGCGTGAATTTGGCTATGACAAATATACGGTTGCCCTATACAAACAGGAAACCAAGCGCAGTCCAGCCCATCCTGGCGATGCAGCGTGGATGCGGTGGCGGACTGACAAAATTACGGCATTCATGACTCAACTCAATCAAACAGTTAAGCAAAGCAAGCCCAAAGCAATTTTTGCCGTCGCCCCCAACTACTACGACTTTGCTTATAAATTTCACCTGCAAGACTGGCTGACATGGGTGCGCAAAGGGATTATTGACGAACTGATCGTGCAAGTCTACCGTCCCGAACTGCAAAGTTTTCTCCAACAACTTGCCCGCCCTGAAATTCAAGAGGTACAACAAAAGATTCCCACTGGGATCGGCATTCTTACGGGTTTGAGAAACGATCCAGTCCCAATGCAACGGATTCAGGCACAGGTCAGGGCTACACGCGATCGCGGTTTGGGAGTAGCTTTCTTCTTTTACCAAAGTTTATGGGATTACGCCCCAGAACCAAGCAAACAGCGACAGTCTTACTTTCAGGCATTGTTCCGTTCTCCCGCTTCCCGTTTTGCGTCTGCACGGGCTGCTGTGGTCGAAGAACCGATATTGCAACCGTGA